Proteins encoded by one window of Candidatus Atribacteria bacterium ADurb.Bin276:
- the prmA gene encoding Ribosomal protein L11 methyltransferase, translated as MDRIWKKLILRIKDESYREQVYWWFQDQKPYGFWEKDSLTIVAYVRDWPEESFPEYIVAAERDEEPDENWAKEWRKRFKPIVVNETIVIRPPWEPAIPSKIDLVIYPAYAFGTGDHPTTFSCMEFISQFFKPGMEFLDVGMGSGILSLLAFRLGAGDITSIDIDPLAMEELKRNCALNQIPFERIKSKIGDLTGIEGSFDFIVANIGAQFVLENLPLLSNMLHISGYLVLSGFQGEDVPLIQQKALLVSLEIIQSIDKNNWVTIVYQKRAKNQLSD; from the coding sequence ATGGATCGAATTTGGAAGAAGCTTATCCTGAGAATAAAGGATGAGTCTTATCGTGAACAGGTTTATTGGTGGTTTCAAGATCAGAAACCTTATGGTTTCTGGGAGAAAGATAGTTTAACCATTGTTGCTTATGTACGAGATTGGCCAGAGGAGTCTTTTCCAGAATACATTGTTGCAGCTGAACGCGATGAAGAACCAGATGAGAATTGGGCTAAAGAATGGCGCAAACGCTTTAAGCCAATAGTCGTAAATGAGACCATTGTTATCCGTCCTCCTTGGGAACCAGCAATTCCTTCAAAGATTGATTTGGTTATTTATCCTGCTTATGCATTTGGGACCGGTGATCATCCAACAACCTTTTCTTGTATGGAATTCATATCCCAATTTTTTAAACCGGGGATGGAATTTTTAGATGTGGGCATGGGTTCAGGAATACTTTCTCTTTTAGCTTTTCGTCTTGGAGCTGGAGATATTACTTCTATTGATATTGATCCCTTGGCAATGGAAGAACTAAAACGGAACTGTGCTTTAAATCAAATACCTTTCGAAAGAATCAAATCAAAAATCGGCGATCTTACCGGTATAGAAGGTTCTTTTGATTTTATCGTGGCAAATATTGGAGCTCAATTTGTTTTAGAAAATTTACCCCTCTTGAGCAATATGCTTCATATTTCTGGTTATTTAGTTTTATCGGGTTTTCAAGGAGAGGATGTTCCTCTTATTCAGCAAAAAGCTCTATTGGTTTCTCTCGAAATAATACAATCAATCGATAAAAATAATTGGGTGACTATTGTTTATCAAAAGAGAGCAAAAAATCAATTATCCGATTGA
- the thrZ_2 gene encoding Threonine--tRNA ligase 2 has translation MNEEDLKKIEEEMQKIIQENLTVERKVLSKEEAKQLFSSRGENFKIELIDEILDDQVSLYQQGEFIDLCRGPHIPSTGSIKAYKLLSVSGAYWRGKETNPMLQRIYGIAFDDKDKLKNYLYRLEEAKKRDHRKLGKELELFSLHEEGPGFPFFHPKGMVVINALLDAWRKEHVKRGYQEIKTPIILDRELWERSGHWDHYRNNMYFTSIDEREFAVKPMNCPGGILVYQSQLHSYREFPIRMAELGLVHRHELSGVLHGLMRVRCFTQDDAHIYMEPHQVKQEIMGVIELADYIYRLFQFDYELELSTRPENSMGSDEMWDLATKSLETALQEKNLPYRVNEGDGAFYGPKIDFHLKDTLGRRWQCGTIQLDFTMPECFDLSYIGEDGMKHRPVMLHRTILGSVERFLGILIEHTAGALPVWLSPVQVVVLPIAERHYSYALEVKQQIAQAQIRVELNDENATLGAKIRKAQLQKIPYILIVGDKEVENHQVSVRDRKEGDLGEFFLQDFLLRIQNEIQNFIM, from the coding sequence TTGAATGAAGAAGATTTAAAGAAAATAGAAGAAGAAATGCAGAAAATTATTCAAGAAAATCTTACGGTAGAAAGAAAGGTTCTTTCCAAAGAAGAAGCAAAACAGCTATTTTCTTCGCGGGGGGAAAACTTTAAGATCGAATTGATAGATGAAATTCTTGACGACCAGGTCAGCCTTTATCAACAGGGAGAATTTATTGATCTTTGCCGAGGTCCTCATATTCCATCAACTGGTTCAATTAAAGCCTATAAGCTCTTGAGTGTATCAGGAGCCTATTGGAGAGGAAAAGAAACCAATCCCATGCTGCAAAGGATTTATGGCATTGCCTTTGATGATAAAGATAAGCTCAAAAATTATCTATATCGCTTGGAAGAAGCAAAAAAGAGAGATCATCGAAAATTAGGGAAGGAGCTCGAACTATTTAGCCTTCACGAAGAAGGTCCAGGTTTCCCCTTTTTCCACCCCAAAGGAATGGTGGTTATCAACGCCCTTTTAGATGCCTGGCGGAAAGAGCATGTTAAAAGAGGGTATCAGGAAATAAAAACTCCTATTATCCTTGATCGTGAGTTGTGGGAACGTTCAGGACATTGGGACCATTATCGGAATAACATGTATTTTACTTCAATTGATGAAAGAGAATTTGCAGTAAAACCGATGAATTGTCCAGGTGGGATCTTGGTTTATCAAAGCCAGCTGCATAGTTATCGAGAATTTCCGATACGGATGGCCGAATTGGGATTAGTTCATCGCCACGAACTCTCCGGGGTCCTTCATGGTCTCATGCGGGTGCGATGTTTCACTCAAGATGACGCTCATATTTATATGGAACCCCATCAGGTAAAACAAGAAATCATGGGAGTCATTGAGTTAGCAGATTATATTTATCGGCTTTTTCAATTTGATTATGAATTAGAGCTGAGTACTCGACCAGAGAATTCCATGGGCTCTGATGAGATGTGGGACTTAGCAACCAAATCGCTGGAAACTGCCCTTCAAGAAAAGAACTTACCTTATCGAGTAAACGAGGGTGACGGAGCTTTTTATGGTCCCAAAATTGATTTTCACTTAAAGGATACTTTGGGGCGTCGGTGGCAATGCGGGACTATTCAACTTGATTTTACCATGCCAGAGTGTTTCGACCTCAGTTATATTGGTGAAGATGGAATGAAACACCGACCAGTTATGCTTCATCGAACCATATTGGGGAGTGTGGAACGTTTTCTCGGAATTCTTATTGAGCATACCGCCGGGGCTTTACCGGTATGGCTATCTCCAGTGCAGGTGGTGGTTTTACCAATAGCCGAAAGACATTATTCCTATGCTCTGGAAGTCAAACAACAAATAGCTCAAGCTCAGATACGAGTCGAGTTGAATGATGAAAATGCTACCTTAGGTGCAAAAATTCGGAAAGCCCAGCTTCAGAAAATTCCCTATATTTTAATCGTGGGTGATAAGGAAGTTGAAAATCATCAAGTAAGCGTTCGAGATAGGAAAGAAGGGGATCTGGGTGAATTTTTTTTACAGGATTTCCTTCTTCGCATTCAGAATGAAATTCAAAACTTCATCATGTAG
- the bchM gene encoding Magnesium-protoporphyrin O-methyltransferase, protein MNRDLQHQMYWNAGVRKEKRRERNIEKKVHTDLVWLEIEPYLRSGMKVLDAGGGYGRYGLEVARRGCELTLLDISSAMLQEARSLAQKSGIQSINFVEGRVQNLHQFSRKYFDLVLCLDAPVSYAYPDHFRAIQEICRVSRKRVIFSVVNRLGQLPIAIEQEMGWTGSLNHTRSFLEKGNWDHPEKLQQIENWISFLNRYIFPPLHAFLPGELVDIVAEQNFQPVRIMATGTLARLLKTKTLHRIVNNQKTYQQFLKICQEYDSQFEVLGVGARSASGLLIIAERNEDGSNLEEAYPENKG, encoded by the coding sequence ATGAACAGAGACCTTCAACACCAAATGTATTGGAATGCCGGAGTAAGAAAGGAAAAGCGAAGAGAGCGTAATATTGAAAAAAAAGTTCATACTGATTTAGTCTGGTTGGAAATCGAACCCTATTTACGTTCCGGGATGAAAGTTCTTGATGCTGGAGGAGGATATGGTCGGTATGGTTTAGAAGTAGCTCGGAGAGGATGTGAACTTACCCTTTTAGATATTTCTTCAGCTATGCTTCAAGAAGCAAGGAGTTTAGCCCAAAAAAGTGGAATTCAGTCAATCAATTTTGTTGAAGGAAGAGTCCAAAATCTCCATCAATTTTCTAGAAAATATTTTGATTTAGTCCTATGTTTGGATGCACCAGTATCTTATGCCTATCCGGATCATTTCCGAGCTATACAAGAAATATGCCGGGTGAGTCGGAAGAGAGTTATTTTTTCGGTCGTTAATCGGCTGGGACAACTTCCGATAGCAATTGAGCAGGAAATGGGTTGGACCGGTTCTTTAAACCATACCCGCTCCTTTTTAGAAAAAGGCAATTGGGATCACCCAGAGAAATTACAACAAATTGAAAACTGGATATCTTTTTTGAATCGGTATATTTTTCCCCCATTACATGCCTTTCTTCCTGGGGAATTGGTTGACATAGTTGCAGAACAAAATTTTCAACCGGTTCGCATAATGGCAACCGGGACCTTAGCCCGATTACTCAAAACCAAGACTCTCCATCGAATCGTGAACAACCAAAAAACCTACCAACAATTTTTAAAAATATGTCAAGAGTATGATTCGCAATTTGAGGTGCTGGGAGTAGGAGCCCGTTCGGCTTCGGGTTTATTAATAATAGCCGAAAGGAATGAAGATGGATCGAATTTGGAAGAAGCTTATCCTGAGAATAAAGGATGA